One region of Mucilaginibacter sp. 14171R-50 genomic DNA includes:
- a CDS encoding HlyD family secretion protein produces MANQTQETQPKKKNKVLPIILGVILLGGIIFGVKEYIYFSKHVDTDDAQIDGDISPVVARVGGYVDSLMFEENTHVNKGQLLVKIDDRDLRVKLEQAQAAQVGASAGVNVNQSQISTTAANSASAKAQVASAAARLEKVQKDYQRYANLVKDGSITQQQFDQAKADLDVARATYNAAKDEYRAAQQQIATSRSQLKVTNTGVSQRQVDIDYAKLQLSYANVKSPASGIVAKKNVQVGQLVQAGQTLFSVVNDNSIFVTANFKETQLNKIKNGLKVDLKVDAYPDLKIEGTVYNFSPATGAKFSLLPPDNATGNFVKVVQRVPVKIKITGSKEDIAKLRPGMSVDVSVITKD; encoded by the coding sequence ATGGCAAACCAAACACAAGAAACACAACCTAAAAAGAAAAACAAAGTTCTCCCTATAATACTTGGGGTGATCCTTTTAGGGGGTATCATATTCGGTGTAAAAGAATATATATACTTCAGCAAGCACGTTGACACCGACGATGCGCAGATAGATGGCGACATTAGCCCTGTCGTTGCCCGTGTAGGCGGCTATGTTGACAGCCTGATGTTTGAAGAGAACACACATGTAAACAAAGGCCAGTTACTGGTTAAGATAGACGACCGCGACTTAAGAGTGAAATTAGAGCAGGCGCAGGCCGCCCAGGTTGGCGCAAGCGCAGGCGTTAATGTAAATCAATCGCAAATATCTACCACAGCAGCAAACTCGGCGAGCGCAAAGGCACAGGTTGCATCGGCAGCGGCCCGGTTAGAAAAAGTACAGAAAGACTACCAGCGCTATGCCAACCTGGTAAAAGACGGATCGATAACCCAGCAACAGTTTGACCAGGCTAAGGCCGACCTTGACGTGGCACGCGCTACCTACAATGCCGCAAAAGATGAATACAGGGCAGCCCAGCAACAAATTGCTACCAGCCGCAGCCAGTTAAAGGTTACCAATACCGGTGTAAGCCAAAGGCAGGTTGATATTGATTATGCCAAGCTGCAGTTAAGTTATGCTAATGTTAAATCGCCGGCGAGTGGTATAGTAGCTAAAAAGAATGTACAGGTAGGCCAGCTGGTGCAGGCAGGACAAACCTTGTTCTCGGTAGTAAACGATAACAGCATCTTTGTGACTGCTAATTTTAAAGAAACGCAGCTTAATAAAATTAAGAACGGCCTAAAGGTAGACCTTAAGGTAGATGCCTACCCCGACCTGAAAATAGAAGGTACGGTGTACAATTTCTCGCCTGCCACAGGTGCTAAATTCTCGTTACTTCCACCAGATAATGCTACCGGTAACTTTGTTAAGGTTGTACAACGTGTGCCTGTTAAAATCAAAATAACCGGCAGTAAAGAAGATATCGCGAAACTGCGCCCGGGTATGAGCGTTGATGTTTCGGTAATTACAAAAGACTAA
- a CDS encoding sodium:solute symporter: MSLTDWIVLGSTLLAIVAYGVWKSGNSKNIDQYFGNRSLPWYHVGLSVMATQASAITFLSAPGQAYSDGMRFVQFYFGLPLAMIVLCITFVPIFHKLKVYTAYEFLEQRFDLKTRALTAILFLIQRGLSTAITIYAPAIILSGILHINTTYTTLFIGGLVLFYTVYGGAKAVSYTQLLQMSIIFTGMFTAGVLVVMLLPQNVGFIKAIKLAGNLGRMNVIDWKFDADNRYNIWSGIIGGFFLQLSYFGTDQSQVGRYLTGSSVGQSRLGLIMNGLIKVPMQFLILLIGVLVFSFYQFNRPPVFFNNYEVEQVKRSQYAPQFNLLEKRYGDAFNHKKQKTEDLIKALDSKDEQQIITAKAGLKAAEAQTDSVRKSAISIIKKNSGNDNVNDTNYVFLTFVTHYLPRGLIGLLIAIIFLASMGSTASGLNALGSTTMVDIYKRILKPNESDHTYVTASRVATVFWGVVCIGMALYASKIGNLLEAVNQLGSYIYGTILGVFIVAFYIKSIKGTPVFAAAVITEIIICIMGYYNAVAYLWLNAIGCIGVIIIAWLLNIFIMQKKPALR, encoded by the coding sequence ATGAGCTTAACCGACTGGATAGTTCTCGGCAGCACGCTGCTTGCCATAGTTGCTTATGGCGTATGGAAAAGCGGCAACAGCAAAAATATCGACCAATACTTCGGCAACCGTTCGCTGCCATGGTACCATGTAGGTTTATCCGTTATGGCCACCCAGGCCAGCGCCATTACCTTTTTATCGGCCCCGGGCCAGGCTTACAGCGACGGGATGCGTTTTGTGCAGTTCTACTTTGGGCTGCCGCTTGCCATGATCGTTTTGTGTATAACCTTTGTGCCAATATTTCACAAGCTTAAAGTTTACACCGCTTACGAATTTTTAGAGCAGCGTTTCGATCTCAAGACACGGGCGCTTACCGCTATTTTATTTTTGATTCAACGGGGCCTGTCTACGGCTATCACCATATATGCACCGGCAATTATCCTTTCGGGTATATTACATATCAACACTACCTATACCACATTATTTATTGGCGGGCTGGTTTTGTTTTATACCGTTTACGGCGGGGCCAAGGCCGTATCGTATACCCAACTGCTGCAAATGAGTATCATTTTTACCGGGATGTTCACGGCGGGTGTTTTGGTGGTAATGTTATTGCCCCAAAACGTCGGTTTTATAAAAGCCATTAAGCTGGCCGGCAACCTGGGCCGCATGAACGTTATCGACTGGAAGTTTGATGCCGATAATCGTTACAACATATGGAGCGGTATCATCGGCGGTTTCTTTCTGCAGTTATCTTATTTCGGTACCGACCAAAGCCAGGTTGGGCGTTATTTAACAGGTAGCTCCGTGGGGCAAAGCAGGCTCGGCCTGATCATGAACGGGCTGATCAAAGTTCCTATGCAGTTTTTAATACTACTGATAGGTGTGCTTGTGTTTAGCTTTTACCAGTTTAACAGGCCGCCGGTGTTTTTTAATAATTACGAGGTAGAACAGGTAAAGAGGAGCCAGTATGCCCCGCAATTTAACCTGTTAGAAAAACGATATGGCGACGCCTTTAACCACAAAAAACAAAAGACCGAAGACCTCATAAAAGCGTTGGATAGTAAAGATGAACAGCAAATAATTACCGCAAAAGCCGGTTTAAAAGCCGCTGAGGCGCAAACCGACTCGGTGAGGAAAAGCGCTATCAGCATCATAAAGAAAAACAGCGGCAACGACAACGTAAACGATACCAACTACGTTTTTCTTACGTTTGTAACGCATTACCTGCCGCGGGGACTGATAGGATTGCTTATTGCCATTATCTTTCTGGCCTCTATGGGTTCCACAGCCAGTGGCCTTAACGCCCTCGGATCGACTACCATGGTTGATATTTACAAACGTATATTAAAGCCCAACGAAAGCGATCATACTTATGTAACGGCATCGCGCGTGGCAACGGTGTTTTGGGGGGTGGTTTGTATTGGCATGGCGCTTTACGCAAGCAAGATAGGTAACCTGTTAGAAGCCGTTAATCAACTCGGATCGTACATTTACGGCACCATCCTGGGGGTGTTTATTGTGGCTTTTTACATAAAAAGTATAAAAGGTACGCCCGTATTTGCTGCAGCAGTAATTACCGAAATAATAATATGTATTATGGGGTATTATAATGCGGTAGCCTATCTTTGGTTAAACGCAATTGGCTGCATCGGGGTAATTATAATTGCCTGGCTGTTAAATATATTTATCATGCAAAAAAAGCCTGCCCTAAGGTAA
- a CDS encoding TolC family protein: MKPLKINKALKAAGSIAILLMALLITTPAAAQERTITLDEAIRLGLENSKVLKLSQSRIDQAVSQYQQAKDRSLPTGSASFGYNRAQIPAHKLNLGEETLTLPTSANAYLGTLSLNQVIWAGNKLRYARESTNLLTEVARLDAVNDRDQITYSIINAYYNLYKVLQSKKVVEQNLATIDAQIKQSQRFFDQGIVTKNDVLRFQLQRSNIELNGIDLENNRRIINYNMNILLGLPEGTQLNIEQITEAERSAMPLSAYLDSAMSNRPEFKQMDLRTQVADIDIKNIKANTRPTLSASGSAYYVGVSANPLPKSGNFITPISIGLTLGWDFGSLWTNKNKVTEAKLRREEVIINRGITTDNVKNEVNQSYQNYKTALEKIALLQTSINQATENNRILENKYRSNISTATDRADAQTLLYQAEINLELAKADAGLAYYTLLKSTGKLNK; encoded by the coding sequence TTGAAACCTTTAAAAATAAACAAGGCATTAAAGGCCGCGGGCAGTATTGCTATTTTGCTGATGGCGTTGCTGATTACCACCCCCGCCGCCGCCCAGGAACGGACAATTACACTCGACGAAGCCATTAGGCTGGGCTTAGAAAACAGCAAAGTGTTAAAACTTTCGCAATCGCGTATAGACCAGGCCGTGTCACAATACCAGCAGGCTAAAGACCGCTCGTTGCCAACCGGATCTGCCAGTTTTGGCTATAACCGGGCGCAGATACCTGCCCACAAGTTAAACCTGGGAGAAGAAACTTTAACGCTGCCTACAAGTGCTAACGCCTACTTAGGTACCTTATCGTTAAACCAGGTAATATGGGCCGGCAATAAGTTAAGGTATGCACGCGAATCGACCAACCTGCTTACCGAAGTTGCGCGCCTGGATGCCGTGAACGACAGGGACCAGATTACTTATAGTATTATTAATGCCTATTACAACCTGTATAAGGTGTTACAAAGCAAAAAGGTAGTTGAGCAAAATCTGGCCACTATTGATGCCCAGATCAAGCAATCGCAACGCTTTTTTGACCAGGGTATAGTAACCAAAAATGATGTGTTACGTTTTCAGTTGCAGCGTTCGAACATCGAATTGAATGGCATCGACCTGGAAAACAATCGTCGTATCATTAACTATAATATGAATATTTTATTGGGATTACCCGAAGGCACCCAGTTAAATATTGAGCAAATTACGGAGGCCGAAAGGTCAGCAATGCCTTTGTCCGCTTATCTGGATTCGGCCATGAGCAACCGGCCCGAATTCAAACAAATGGATCTGCGTACCCAGGTTGCCGATATCGACATCAAAAACATAAAAGCAAATACCAGGCCTACCTTATCAGCATCGGGCAGTGCTTACTATGTAGGTGTATCGGCCAACCCGCTGCCCAAAAGCGGCAACTTTATTACGCCAATATCAATCGGGTTAACCTTAGGATGGGATTTTGGCAGCCTTTGGACCAACAAGAACAAGGTTACCGAAGCCAAGCTAAGGCGCGAAGAGGTGATCATTAACAGGGGTATTACCACAGATAATGTCAAAAACGAAGTGAACCAAAGCTATCAGAACTATAAGACGGCACTTGAAAAGATAGCCCTGCTGCAAACCTCTATTAATCAGGCGACAGAGAATAACCGCATACTTGAAAATAAATACCGCAGCAATATATCAACCGCTACAGATCGTGCAGACGCGCAAACCCTGCTTTACCAGGCCGAAATTAACCTTGAACTGGCTAAAGCTGATGCAGGGCTTGCATATTATACATTACTAAAATCAACAGGAAAACTTAACAAATAA
- a CDS encoding DHA2 family efflux MFS transporter permease subunit produces MAETGFKKWIITITVIMASLLELIDTTIVNVAIPHIQGNLGATLEDIAWVVTGYAVANVIILPMSGWLGGRFGRKSYFLTSIIIFTIASFLCGNATTLNELVIFRILQGIAGGGLISTGQTILLETWPREQIGTATALFGLGAVVGPTVGPTIGGWITENYSWPWIFYVNLPVGALAAFLTYTFIRETPKEEKRPIDWWGIGLLAIAVGSLQTILEKGESEDWFAKNYIIVLTITAILGIILFIWRELSTDHPIVNFSIMRHRSFSVGMFTSFILGFGLYGSVFVFPVFCQNLLGFNAQQTGELLFPGGLCTIIMMPFIGKMLNKGIPAQFMATAGMFLFFVFTWMLSNSTLATGEKDVLIPLLIRGVGMALLFVPLTTLAMADLKGPEIGQGSGLNNMMRQLGGSFGIAALTTLIHIRQGYHRSTLIEHVNPYNPAFTERLNQLVHGFMAKGKSVLDATHMAYAAIEGTVIRQTMLLTYDDAYWISGLIMLFSIPLLYLQPFRKNLKPVADAH; encoded by the coding sequence ATGGCTGAAACTGGCTTTAAAAAATGGATAATCACCATTACGGTGATTATGGCGTCATTACTCGAGCTGATTGATACCACCATTGTAAACGTTGCTATACCGCACATTCAGGGAAACCTTGGGGCAACCCTGGAAGATATTGCCTGGGTAGTTACCGGTTATGCGGTGGCAAACGTTATCATCCTGCCTATGTCAGGATGGCTTGGTGGGCGCTTTGGCCGTAAAAGTTACTTCCTTACTTCTATTATCATATTTACTATAGCATCGTTTTTATGTGGTAACGCTACTACGCTCAACGAGCTGGTAATATTTCGTATCCTGCAGGGTATTGCCGGCGGCGGATTGATCTCAACCGGACAAACCATATTACTGGAAACCTGGCCGCGCGAGCAAATTGGTACTGCTACAGCCCTTTTTGGTTTGGGTGCGGTGGTAGGCCCAACGGTAGGCCCTACTATTGGCGGCTGGATCACCGAAAATTACTCGTGGCCGTGGATATTTTATGTAAACTTACCGGTAGGCGCGCTTGCCGCGTTCCTAACCTACACCTTTATCAGGGAAACGCCCAAAGAAGAAAAAAGACCCATTGATTGGTGGGGCATTGGTTTATTGGCGATTGCAGTGGGCAGCTTGCAAACTATTTTAGAAAAAGGGGAATCAGAGGATTGGTTTGCTAAAAACTATATCATCGTACTAACCATTACTGCGATACTTGGCATTATACTATTTATATGGAGGGAACTAAGTACCGACCACCCTATTGTAAATTTTAGTATAATGCGGCACCGAAGTTTTTCCGTTGGGATGTTTACCTCCTTTATATTAGGATTTGGTTTATATGGTTCGGTGTTTGTGTTCCCGGTATTTTGCCAAAACCTGCTGGGATTTAACGCGCAACAAACCGGCGAATTATTATTCCCCGGTGGTTTGTGCACCATAATTATGATGCCCTTTATTGGTAAAATGCTTAACAAGGGTATCCCCGCACAGTTTATGGCTACAGCGGGCATGTTCCTGTTCTTTGTATTTACATGGATGCTTAGCAACTCTACCCTGGCAACCGGCGAGAAGGATGTGCTGATACCATTGCTTATACGCGGTGTAGGTATGGCCCTGCTATTTGTGCCATTAACCACTTTGGCGATGGCCGATCTGAAAGGCCCGGAAATTGGGCAGGGATCGGGGTTAAATAATATGATGCGCCAATTGGGCGGCTCGTTTGGTATAGCGGCATTAACAACGCTTATACACATTCGCCAGGGTTATCACCGAAGCACGCTGATTGAACATGTAAACCCATACAACCCCGCCTTTACCGAGCGTTTAAACCAGTTAGTACACGGGTTTATGGCTAAGGGCAAATCGGTTTTAGACGCCACACATATGGCTTATGCGGCCATTGAGGGTACGGTTATCAGGCAAACCATGCTGCTAACTTACGACGATGCTTACTGGATATCGGGCTTGATCATGCTGTTCTCAATACCCTTATTATATCTGCAGCCGTTCCGCAAAAACCTCAAACCCGTTGCCGACGCGCATTAA
- a CDS encoding carboxymuconolactone decarboxylase family protein codes for MNESTEIIQELLQSVGLETSYRTSALTLLETGESRYLRDLKLNFTSTLTSEHLSPKECALLGLSTAVNNQNAALIAYYTGVAKQNEATDADVAEAAGCASLLASNNIFYRFRHFTQKEKYTQIPARIRMQLMMKPVTGKEFFELMSLAISAVNGCEMCVNAHEDSLIKLGTTEERIFDAVRIASLVTATGKIIF; via the coding sequence ATGAACGAAAGCACCGAGATAATACAGGAACTGTTGCAAAGCGTTGGCCTGGAAACATCATACCGTACATCCGCCCTTACTTTATTAGAAACTGGCGAATCGCGCTATCTGCGCGATCTGAAGTTAAACTTTACCAGCACCCTTACATCTGAGCATCTTAGCCCGAAAGAATGCGCCTTGCTGGGGCTGAGCACCGCAGTTAACAATCAAAACGCGGCGCTTATTGCGTACTATACCGGGGTAGCAAAGCAAAATGAGGCTACTGACGCTGATGTGGCCGAAGCTGCAGGCTGCGCTTCGTTGCTGGCCTCAAACAATATATTTTACAGGTTCAGGCATTTTACTCAAAAGGAAAAGTACACCCAGATACCTGCACGCATACGTATGCAATTAATGATGAAGCCCGTAACCGGCAAAGAGTTTTTTGAATTGATGAGCCTTGCTATATCTGCTGTTAATGGCTGCGAGATGTGTGTAAACGCGCACGAAGATTCGTTAATAAAGTTAGGCACCACCGAGGAGCGCATATTTGATGCCGTTAGGATAGCATCATTGGTTACCGCTACCGGAAAAATTATTTTTTAA
- a CDS encoding TetR/AcrR family transcriptional regulator, with translation MEKEKIDKKDHILDVAERVFAELGYDGASTRVISGEAGVNMAMLNYYFGSKEGVFLAIFDRRISTFQSVLLSIGNDESKSWWEKLDKYIDSYVEKVINNNCFHVMLHREISKSKKTELTDQITGIIMKNVSVLQDIIDGGIKSGEFNKDVDPQFVVATVFGTKSYIVNTPHISSVIIGYDVMDAKNQDEKLKPRLKNYLKKLLKAYLQNENDNH, from the coding sequence ATGGAAAAAGAAAAAATTGATAAAAAAGACCACATACTCGACGTAGCCGAACGGGTTTTTGCCGAGTTAGGTTATGATGGCGCCTCAACCCGTGTCATATCCGGCGAGGCGGGCGTAAACATGGCGATGCTTAATTACTACTTCGGCTCGAAGGAAGGGGTTTTTCTGGCAATTTTCGATCGCCGCATATCTACCTTCCAATCGGTGTTGCTTAGCATAGGGAATGACGAGAGTAAAAGCTGGTGGGAAAAACTGGATAAATATATAGACAGCTATGTGGAGAAGGTTATTAACAACAACTGTTTCCATGTTATGCTTCACCGCGAGATATCCAAATCAAAAAAAACTGAGCTCACTGACCAGATAACCGGCATCATTATGAAAAATGTAAGTGTACTGCAGGATATCATAGACGGCGGTATCAAAAGCGGCGAATTTAATAAGGATGTTGACCCGCAATTTGTGGTGGCGACCGTATTTGGCACCAAAAGTTATATTGTAAATACGCCGCATATATCGTCGGTGATTATAGGTTACGATGTAATGGATGCAAAAAATCAGGACGAAAAACTAAAACCCCGGTTAAAAAACTATCTAAAAAAACTGTTAAAAGCTTACTTACAGAACGAAAATGACAACCACTAA
- a CDS encoding PIG-L family deacetylase translates to MKRISFTLVFVLISHLVFSQTAPQADIGSIRQNLKKLNVLGSVLYIAAHPDDENTRLLAYLAQEKHYRTGYLSLTRGDGGQNLIGTEQGELLGLIRTQELLAARRTDGAEQFFSRANDFGFSKNPEETLKFWDKDKVLGDMVWVIRNFRPDVMICRFPTTGEGGHGNHTASAILAQEAFSAAADPKRYPEQLKYVGVWQAKRLLWNTFSFGSVNTTSPDQFKINVGGYNPILGKSYGEIAAESRSNHKTQGFGSARQRGDAFEYFKTILGDAPKTDLMDGVDVTWARIPFGSSISAQLAAISKTFNDEAPQTSVPTLVKLLDDVDQTVATNKAFQTVRLTEVANSSYDYWHKQKTRELKDLIAQCAGLWFEAYVPQPAYALGDTVTSATQVINYSNINIKLEKLSYGDSFFTLKGSALPQGQLQTIPLKPFVAAHISQPYWLESPNGIGSYTINDELKVGNPENPDAPQVTYVFNIAGKEIRYTRKLVYKYADPARGEIYQPLKITPPVTANIAEKAYVYNNTQPQPVQIKLKSFTNTTGSISLKPVKGWKISPAKIDFTDKAKGAEWAVTFSVWPTDTKTNTGVLQADIIANGKTFSRGLLDIRYNHIPAITIFPPAQAKLVSIDLKTAGKKIGYIAGAGDLVPDALREVGYDVHLLTENDIVNADLSVYDAIVTGVRAYNVSGRLAYEQPRLMEYVKNGGNLVVQYNNNNGLVTKQIGPYPFTVVNQRVTEEDAKVTFTDPQNPVLNYPNKITNADFNDWIQERGLYFVSDIDSQYSTPLQMNDTGMAPNKGALIVANFGKGRFVYTSLAFFRELPAGVPGAYRLFINLLSKPKN, encoded by the coding sequence ATGAAGCGCATATCGTTCACTCTTGTCTTTGTTTTAATAAGCCATTTAGTTTTTTCGCAAACAGCCCCTCAGGCAGATATCGGTTCCATCCGGCAAAATTTAAAAAAGTTGAACGTGCTGGGCAGCGTACTTTATATAGCGGCCCACCCCGATGACGAGAACACCCGCCTGCTGGCCTACCTGGCCCAGGAAAAACACTATCGTACGGGTTACCTGTCGCTCACCAGGGGAGACGGCGGGCAAAACCTGATAGGTACCGAGCAGGGCGAGTTATTGGGACTGATACGAACGCAGGAACTTTTAGCAGCCCGCCGTACGGATGGGGCAGAGCAGTTTTTTAGCAGGGCCAACGATTTCGGTTTCTCTAAAAACCCCGAAGAAACCTTAAAATTTTGGGATAAGGATAAGGTATTGGGTGATATGGTTTGGGTAATACGCAACTTTAGGCCCGACGTAATGATATGCCGTTTCCCCACAACAGGCGAGGGCGGCCATGGTAACCACACCGCATCGGCTATTTTGGCGCAGGAGGCTTTCAGTGCCGCTGCGGATCCTAAACGTTATCCCGAACAGTTAAAATACGTTGGCGTGTGGCAGGCCAAACGACTGCTATGGAACACCTTTAGCTTTGGATCGGTGAATACCACCTCGCCTGATCAGTTTAAGATAAATGTTGGCGGTTACAACCCAATATTGGGCAAAAGCTATGGCGAAATAGCTGCCGAGAGCCGTAGTAACCACAAAACCCAGGGCTTTGGCTCGGCCAGGCAGCGCGGCGATGCCTTTGAATATTTCAAGACCATTTTGGGCGATGCACCTAAAACCGACCTGATGGATGGCGTTGATGTTACCTGGGCCCGCATTCCTTTTGGCTCGTCAATTTCTGCACAACTTGCGGCAATCAGCAAAACCTTTAATGATGAGGCGCCGCAAACATCGGTACCAACACTGGTAAAGCTACTGGATGATGTAGACCAAACGGTGGCAACAAATAAAGCATTTCAGACTGTAAGACTTACCGAAGTGGCAAATTCGAGCTATGATTACTGGCACAAGCAAAAAACAAGAGAGTTAAAAGACCTGATAGCGCAATGCGCGGGTTTGTGGTTTGAGGCATACGTGCCACAGCCTGCTTATGCTTTAGGCGATACGGTTACTTCAGCAACCCAGGTTATCAACTATAGCAACATCAATATAAAACTTGAAAAGCTTAGCTATGGCGATAGTTTCTTTACATTAAAAGGTTCTGCCTTGCCACAAGGCCAGTTACAAACTATACCGTTAAAGCCTTTCGTTGCCGCGCACATTTCTCAACCATATTGGCTCGAATCACCGAATGGTATAGGTAGCTATACTATAAATGACGAGTTAAAAGTTGGTAACCCCGAAAATCCTGACGCCCCACAAGTTACATATGTGTTTAATATTGCCGGTAAAGAGATACGGTATACACGTAAATTGGTTTACAAGTATGCAGACCCTGCCCGCGGCGAGATCTATCAGCCGTTAAAAATAACCCCGCCTGTTACCGCTAACATTGCCGAGAAGGCATACGTATATAATAATACGCAACCACAACCGGTACAGATAAAATTAAAAAGCTTTACAAACACCACAGGCAGTATCAGTTTAAAACCTGTAAAGGGATGGAAGATAAGCCCGGCTAAAATTGATTTTACAGATAAAGCCAAAGGCGCAGAATGGGCAGTAACATTCAGCGTATGGCCCACTGATACTAAAACCAATACAGGGGTATTGCAGGCGGATATCATCGCCAACGGCAAAACGTTTTCGCGGGGATTGCTGGATATAAGGTACAATCACATCCCTGCTATAACTATTTTTCCGCCGGCGCAGGCCAAACTGGTGAGCATCGATTTGAAAACCGCAGGCAAAAAAATAGGGTATATAGCCGGAGCCGGTGATCTGGTGCCTGATGCGCTGCGCGAGGTGGGGTATGATGTGCACCTGCTAACCGAGAACGACATTGTTAACGCCGACCTGTCTGTTTACGACGCCATTGTAACCGGCGTACGGGCGTACAACGTAAGCGGCCGTCTTGCATATGAACAGCCCCGGCTAATGGAATATGTAAAGAATGGTGGTAATTTGGTTGTGCAATACAATAATAATAATGGCCTGGTAACCAAGCAAATTGGCCCTTATCCGTTTACGGTGGTAAACCAGCGCGTAACCGAAGAGGATGCAAAAGTAACCTTTACCGACCCGCAAAACCCTGTGCTAAACTATCCCAATAAAATAACCAATGCAGATTTTAATGACTGGATACAGGAACGCGGATTGTACTTTGTAAGCGATATCGACAGCCAATACAGCACCCCGCTGCAAATGAACGATACCGGCATGGCCCCAAACAAGGGCGCGCTGATTGTAGCAAACTTTGGTAAAGGGCGCTTTGTATATACATCGCTGGCGTTTTTCAGGGAACTGCCTGCGGGTGTGCCGGGGGCGTATCGCCTATTTATAAACTTGTTAAGTAAACCTAAGAACTGA
- a CDS encoding cation diffusion facilitator family transporter, which yields MKAKNNASIYSALAANLLIAVTKFIAGGFTNSSSMISEGIHSMVDTVNQVLLLYGLKQSKKKPDTIHPFGYGKELYFWSFMVSILIFGLGGGISVYQGIQHIIKPEPVNNPMWNYIVLALSAIFEGTSLIIAIKEFNKVRGGLSWWNAIVKSKDPSSFLVLFEDGAAVLGLAIVFVFMLIGHNYHMPYMDGIASVLVGLLLVFVSAILARESRSLLMGEGIGRDTQHQIRVLAEKDKAVIRVVNVLSTYQAPDEVVLMLIIEFDPDIDTEDITASIERMRLAIKTTFPLIKLVFVQPQTYTRIPSSLFEIKKP from the coding sequence ATGAAAGCTAAAAACAATGCATCCATCTATAGCGCGCTGGCAGCTAACCTGCTTATAGCGGTAACCAAATTTATTGCAGGCGGTTTCACCAACAGTTCGTCTATGATATCCGAAGGTATACACTCTATGGTTGATACTGTAAACCAGGTACTGCTGTTATATGGCTTAAAACAAAGCAAAAAAAAGCCCGATACTATCCATCCGTTTGGGTACGGCAAGGAACTTTACTTCTGGTCGTTCATGGTATCGATACTCATATTTGGTTTGGGCGGGGGCATATCGGTTTACCAGGGCATACAGCATATTATTAAACCCGAGCCGGTTAACAACCCTATGTGGAACTATATTGTACTGGCGCTATCGGCAATTTTCGAGGGTACATCGCTTATTATCGCCATAAAAGAATTTAACAAGGTTCGCGGTGGCTTGTCATGGTGGAACGCGATTGTTAAAAGTAAAGATCCGTCCAGCTTTTTGGTTTTATTTGAAGATGGCGCAGCGGTGCTTGGCCTTGCCATTGTATTTGTATTTATGCTGATAGGCCATAACTATCACATGCCTTATATGGATGGTATTGCGTCTGTGCTGGTTGGGCTGCTACTGGTGTTTGTATCGGCCATATTGGCCAGAGAAAGCCGCAGCCTGTTAATGGGCGAAGGCATCGGGCGCGATACCCAGCATCAAATAAGGGTGCTTGCCGAGAAAGATAAGGCTGTTATAAGGGTGGTTAACGTGTTATCAACCTACCAGGCGCCCGACGAGGTTGTATTAATGCTGATCATAGAGTTTGATCCGGATATCGACACCGAGGATATCACCGCATCGATAGAGCGGATGCGACTGGCCATAAAAACAACCTTCCCGCTAATAAAGCTGGTGTTTGTACAACCCCAAACCTACACACGCATCCCCAGCAGTTTGTTCGAAATAAAAAAGCCTTAA